A genome region from Dickeya dadantii NCPPB 898 includes the following:
- a CDS encoding CcdB family protein produces the protein MQFTVYGNTGKSAIYPLLLDVTSDIIGQLNRRIVIPLLPVEKYPAGRRPDRLVPVVRLTDGKEYAVMTHELASIPVQALGAVFCDASQYRNQVKAAIDFLIDGI, from the coding sequence ATGCAATTCACCGTATACGGTAATACCGGGAAAAGCGCCATTTACCCGCTGTTGCTCGATGTCACGAGCGATATTATTGGACAGTTGAATCGTCGGATAGTGATCCCGTTACTCCCTGTTGAAAAATACCCGGCAGGCCGCCGACCGGATCGCCTTGTCCCCGTCGTCAGGCTGACGGACGGCAAAGAATACGCCGTAATGACGCACGAGCTGGCAAGCATCCCTGTGCAGGCTTTGGGGGCGGTGTTTTGTGATGCGTCGCAGTACCGTAATCAGGTAAAGGCCGCAATAGATTTCCTCATTGACGGCATTTAG
- a CDS encoding type II toxin-antitoxin system CcdA family antitoxin encodes MTAKQRNTQSVTMTVERALLVRAREAGINLSATLTTALDAELRHHEAKKWQEENRESIDALNRFHDEHGCFSDEYRTF; translated from the coding sequence ATGACCGCGAAACAACGTAACACGCAGAGCGTGACCATGACGGTAGAGCGTGCCTTGCTGGTCCGGGCGCGTGAAGCGGGGATTAACCTGAGTGCCACCCTGACAACCGCCCTGGATGCAGAGCTTCGCCACCATGAAGCGAAAAAATGGCAGGAAGAGAACAGAGAATCCATCGACGCATTAAATCGTTTTCATGATGAACACGGCTGTTTCAGCGATGAATACCGGACATTTTAA